In one Staphylococcus lutrae genomic region, the following are encoded:
- a CDS encoding S8 family peptidase: MKKWIFAFILITFISLYFIIVQNDEEINVAILDSGISPEYIKQNISTINFSTEKHSKDNHNHGTAISNLVTQNGTKANFYHLKVLNNNGETTITNVERAIDWCIENNIDIVNISFGFTNYNRTLSKKLDELVESGTIVIASSGNNLGGKGDFPATKSNIVSVGGLDKDLKISKYSSSGKIDIYNLSENIESINNQGEVELFSGNSFATALTTNETIK, from the coding sequence TTGAAGAAATGGATTTTCGCATTTATTTTAATAACCTTTATCTCTTTGTATTTTATAATTGTCCAAAATGATGAAGAGATTAATGTTGCAATTCTAGATAGTGGCATAAGTCCCGAGTATATAAAACAGAATATATCCACAATAAACTTTTCTACTGAGAAGCATTCAAAAGATAACCATAATCATGGAACTGCAATCAGTAACTTAGTAACCCAGAACGGAACTAAAGCTAATTTCTATCATTTGAAAGTATTGAATAATAACGGTGAAACTACAATTACTAATGTAGAAAGGGCTATTGATTGGTGCATTGAGAACAACATAGATATTGTAAATATAAGTTTTGGCTTTACTAATTATAACCGTACACTTTCTAAGAAATTAGACGAATTAGTTGAATCTGGAACTATTGTCATAGCATCCTCGGGAAACAATTTAGGTGGTAAAGGTGATTTCCCAGCAACAAAGTCAAACATTGTATCTGTCGGTGGCTTAGATAAAGATTTAAAAATATCAAAGTATAGTTCATCGGGAAAAATAGACATATATAATTTAAGCGAAAATATAGAGTCCATTAATAATCAGGGAGAGGTAGAACTATTTAGCGGAAATTCTTTTGCCACTGCTTTAACCACAAATGAAACAATCAAATAA
- a CDS encoding methylated-DNA--[protein]-cysteine S-methyltransferase: protein MTYYYQYIKSPLGTLIAVVNETSLIGLSFTDAQGNAMTERSFQQRAHLVQISTHPVIDQIAGELEAYFHGHAFDFKTPISYVVGTPFQQQVWQALRLLPYGYLAHYSQVAQMIERPKSVRAVATAIGQNPLSIIVPCHRVIRKDGQLGGFNSGLHRKKHLLKLEEGL, encoded by the coding sequence ATGACTTATTACTATCAATATATTAAATCACCATTAGGCACATTGATTGCAGTTGTGAATGAGACGTCGTTGATCGGTTTATCGTTTACAGATGCACAAGGTAACGCAATGACAGAACGCTCTTTTCAACAACGTGCACATCTCGTTCAAATTTCAACTCACCCCGTTATTGATCAAATTGCAGGTGAGCTAGAAGCCTATTTTCACGGACACGCTTTTGATTTTAAAACACCTATTTCATATGTGGTAGGCACCCCTTTTCAACAACAAGTGTGGCAAGCACTTCGGTTACTTCCCTATGGGTACCTCGCACACTATAGTCAAGTTGCCCAAATGATTGAACGCCCTAAAAGTGTACGAGCAGTCGCTACTGCTATTGGTCAAAATCCACTCTCTATCATTGTCCCATGTCATCGTGTCATAAGAAAAGACGGCCAATTAGGCGGCTTCAATAGTGGCCTTCACCGCAAAAAGCATTTATTGAAATTAGAGGAGGGATTATAA
- a CDS encoding ABC transporter ATP-binding protein, with protein MLKITNLSVSFSKKNILKNINLNVKKGEIVGLIGNNGTGKTTLMKAILGLIKYNGEIEFQGSTTFQKNSFEMQRIGMLLQEDTYLNLNALQTLTMIEILNNMSFKENYVNILDGYSLPYKRKVKEFSFGMKQRLRLAIVLNYPYDLLILDEPYVGLDPLGVLKLQEKLLDLKNNGVSVIISSHQLSEIDGMCDRFVYLSDGKLTETEKLISKKIILNFDSFDNLERIKNVTGVNINNKELILNNNTELLYDVLSMFKKEEMKKIELKINQYIE; from the coding sequence ATGTTGAAAATCACAAATTTGAGTGTTAGTTTTTCAAAAAAAAATATACTTAAAAATATAAATTTAAATGTGAAAAAAGGAGAAATAGTAGGTTTAATAGGGAACAATGGGACAGGAAAAACGACACTGATGAAAGCGATACTTGGCTTAATTAAATATAATGGTGAAATAGAATTCCAAGGAAGTACAACTTTTCAAAAAAATTCGTTTGAAATGCAACGAATTGGAATGTTGTTGCAAGAAGATACCTATTTAAATTTAAATGCACTACAAACTTTAACAATGATAGAAATATTAAATAACATGAGTTTTAAAGAAAACTATGTGAATATTTTAGATGGTTATAGTTTGCCGTATAAAAGAAAAGTTAAAGAGTTTTCTTTTGGAATGAAACAAAGATTAAGATTAGCTATAGTTCTAAATTACCCTTATGACTTACTGATTCTAGATGAACCATACGTAGGTTTAGACCCACTAGGAGTCTTAAAATTACAAGAAAAGCTGCTTGATTTAAAAAATAATGGTGTGTCAGTAATAATTTCAAGTCATCAATTATCAGAAATAGATGGTATGTGTGACAGGTTTGTCTACTTATCAGACGGGAAATTAACTGAAACAGAAAAATTAATTTCTAAAAAAATTATTTTGAACTTCGACTCGTTTGACAACCTAGAGCGAATAAAAAATGTAACAGGAGTTAATATTAATAACAAGGAACTGATATTAAATAATAACACCGAACTGTTGTATGACGTGTTGTCTATGTTTAAAAAAGAAGAAATGAAAAAAATTGAATTAAAAATTAATCAATACATAGAGTAG
- a CDS encoding IS3 family transposase (programmed frameshift): MTRERRTFSSEFKLQMVRLYENGKPRNEIVREYDLTPSALGKWIKQHQNTGSFHHQDNLSDDEKELIKLRKEVQHLKMENDIFKASSADHGTKIEIIQKNAHQYSVSAMCKVLKIPRSTYYESIKRNTQSQKDDDLELEKIIIDTFNSNRKSFGTRRIKNKLNDKGLTVSRRKIGRIMKKYNLVSVYTKAKYKNHPKETNEKLIKNHLNRTFNREQPMDALVSDLTYVKVADRWHYICLFIDLFNREIVGYSAGKNKDANLVVKAISKINHNLKQIALFHTDRGKEFDNKLIDEVLKTFEIERSLSTKGCPYDNAVAEATMKALKTEFVKQMKFENLEQLETELFDYVNWYNNFRPHSSLQYLTPVAFKDLHMKSV; this comes from the exons ATGACAAGAGAAAGAAGAACATTTAGTTCAGAGTTTAAGTTACAAATGGTTAGATTATATGAAAATGGTAAACCTAGGAATGAAATTGTACGCGAGTATGATTTAACACCTTCGGCATTAGGAAAATGGATAAAACAACATCAAAACACCGGTTCATTTCATCATCAAGATAACTTATCAGATGATGAAAAAGAGCTGATTAAATTACGCAAAGAAGTTCAACATTTAAAAATGGAGAATGATATTT TTAAAGCAAGCAGCGCTGATCATGGGACGAAAATAGAAATCATTCAAAAGAATGCGCATCAATATTCAGTATCAGCAATGTGTAAAGTCCTGAAAATACCAAGAAGCACTTACTATGAATCAATAAAAAGAAATACTCAAAGCCAAAAAGATGATGATTTAGAATTAGAAAAAATTATTATAGATACGTTTAATTCGAATAGAAAAAGCTTTGGTACAAGACGAATTAAGAATAAATTAAACGACAAAGGTCTCACTGTATCCAGACGAAAGATTGGTCGTATCATGAAAAAATATAATCTAGTTTCTGTTTATACGAAAGCTAAATATAAAAATCATCCAAAAGAAACAAATGAAAAACTAATTAAAAATCATTTAAATCGCACTTTTAATAGAGAACAACCAATGGATGCATTGGTAAGTGATTTAACCTATGTAAAAGTAGCAGATAGATGGCATTATATATGTTTATTTATTGATCTCTTCAATAGAGAAATTGTTGGTTACAGTGCAGGTAAAAATAAGGATGCAAATTTAGTGGTGAAAGCAATTAGTAAAATTAATCATAACCTAAAACAAATCGCACTATTTCATACAGATAGAGGTAAAGAATTTGATAACAAATTGATAGATGAAGTATTAAAGACTTTTGAAATCGAACGTTCATTAAGTACTAAAGGTTGTCCTTATGATAACGCAGTTGCAGAAGCAACGATGAAAGCACTAAAAACCGAATTTGTAAAACAGATGAAATTTGAAAACCTAGAACAGTTAGAGACAGAATTATTTGATTATGTAAATTGGTACAACAATTTTAGACCACATTCTTCATTACAGTATTTAACACCAGTGGCGTTTAAAGATCTACACATGAAAAGTGTCTAG
- a CDS encoding acetylornithine deacetylase, translating to MNPRHWEILKTLIAHPTVSPPARNTFKLQQQIAKWLQAINFDVQTLPFYENDSIVVATLKGRNPDAPRLILNGHVDVAEVEDEQFWRFNPFQLTEADGFLFGRGVADMKGGMSALFYNLERLHQEGKQPKGDIIVQSVVGEEVGEAGTKVACEHSPQADLALVLDTSDNIAMGQGGVITGWITIQSEETIHDGARSHIIHAGGSRHGASAIEKMVKIIQALQELERHWAVTKSYPGMPPGANTINPAVIEGGRHPAFIADQCRLWITVHYLPDENYDTIIEEIETYLNKVADSDLWLSQHPLQFEWGGTSMIEDKGEIFPSFTLPTSHPGFHMLAEAHEHVHQTPLQSTMSTTVTDGGWTSDFGIPTILYGPGELDEAHGTNEKIRIQDLDLFTEVLYTFLKSWYEKPQR from the coding sequence ATGAATCCACGTCATTGGGAAATACTTAAAACACTCATCGCACATCCGACCGTCAGCCCGCCTGCACGTAATACGTTCAAACTACAACAACAAATTGCAAAGTGGCTTCAAGCGATTAATTTTGATGTTCAAACCCTCCCCTTTTATGAAAACGATAGTATTGTTGTCGCAACATTAAAAGGACGAAATCCAGACGCGCCCCGTCTTATACTCAATGGTCATGTCGACGTTGCTGAAGTCGAGGATGAACAATTTTGGCGCTTTAATCCCTTTCAACTGACTGAAGCAGATGGGTTTCTATTTGGTAGAGGCGTCGCTGATATGAAAGGTGGCATGTCCGCACTTTTTTATAATTTGGAACGCTTGCATCAAGAAGGTAAACAACCTAAAGGCGATATTATCGTACAATCCGTGGTCGGCGAAGAAGTTGGCGAAGCAGGTACAAAAGTCGCTTGTGAACATTCACCACAAGCTGATTTAGCACTTGTATTAGATACGAGTGACAATATTGCGATGGGTCAAGGCGGCGTCATTACAGGTTGGATTACGATTCAAAGTGAGGAAACCATTCATGACGGTGCGCGCAGTCACATCATTCATGCAGGTGGTAGTCGTCATGGTGCGAGTGCGATTGAAAAAATGGTGAAAATCATACAAGCCTTACAAGAGCTCGAACGGCATTGGGCTGTCACGAAATCTTATCCCGGCATGCCACCAGGCGCCAATACGATTAATCCAGCTGTAATTGAAGGCGGGCGTCATCCTGCTTTTATCGCTGACCAATGTCGCTTATGGATTACCGTGCATTATTTGCCTGACGAAAATTACGACACCATTATTGAAGAAATTGAAACATATTTAAATAAAGTTGCTGATAGTGATTTATGGCTCAGTCAACATCCACTTCAATTCGAATGGGGTGGCACGTCCATGATAGAAGATAAAGGTGAAATTTTCCCAAGCTTCACTTTACCGACATCTCATCCTGGATTTCATATGTTAGCTGAAGCACATGAACACGTACACCAGACACCCCTTCAATCAACAATGAGTACAACCGTAACAGACGGCGGTTGGACCTCAGACTTTGGCATCCCAACCATTTTATACGGACCCGGTGAACTCGATGAAGCCCACGGAACAAACGAAAAAATTCGCATTCAAGATTTGGATCTTTTTACCGAGGTCTTATATACATTTTTAAAATCATGGTATGAAAAACCTCAGCGTTAA
- a CDS encoding radical SAM/SPASM domain-containing protein, with protein sequence MTIKLNKNVKLQTVHEIPMLFNLNNSLIIGLDNEGYSFIEGMPYEKDKLNGLSDNINFLLSYMEGNGFLDDYEYENDNSIGSAYLHVTNRCNLNCVGCYSMNDSRNIAKDKSLDFIKKEIDELVKLNVKTIVISGGETLIRKDIVDICKYIKDKEVKELILITNGTIVNNHVLKNLNKYVDEISVSIDTFDNKTKGYIRDDGIHDRIIKNINKFIDNGFKVNILPTIHQKNVKDMYKFKELADKLDVSISFSMITTDNTDQYSSLIFDKEGLIELSNGLSELNGTTCDVNAYKNLEANRSCGIGDGVISISSEGDIYPCHMLMLEELCLGNLRDISLAEAIESSQNSFFKNYIVDDLEGCQNCNVRYLCGGGCRARAYLHTGEKDGKDPYCGFYYRFYNNLVKELEEAL encoded by the coding sequence ATGACTATTAAGCTAAATAAAAATGTTAAACTTCAAACGGTACATGAAATACCGATGCTTTTCAATTTAAATAATAGTTTAATAATAGGGCTTGATAACGAGGGGTATTCTTTTATAGAAGGAATGCCGTATGAAAAAGATAAGTTAAATGGGTTAAGTGATAATATTAATTTTTTGTTATCGTATATGGAAGGCAATGGTTTTCTTGATGATTATGAGTATGAAAATGATAATTCTATTGGTTCAGCTTATTTACATGTAACAAACAGATGCAATTTAAATTGTGTGGGCTGCTATTCAATGAATGACAGTAGGAATATTGCTAAGGATAAAAGCTTGGATTTCATTAAGAAAGAAATAGACGAATTAGTGAAACTTAATGTGAAAACAATTGTAATATCAGGCGGAGAAACTTTAATTAGAAAAGACATTGTAGATATTTGTAAGTATATAAAAGATAAAGAGGTCAAAGAGTTAATCCTGATTACAAACGGGACAATAGTTAATAATCATGTACTCAAAAATCTTAACAAATATGTTGACGAGATTTCAGTATCTATAGACACTTTTGATAACAAAACAAAAGGGTACATTCGTGACGATGGTATTCATGATAGGATAATTAAGAATATAAATAAATTCATAGACAATGGCTTTAAAGTTAATATACTTCCTACTATACATCAAAAAAATGTAAAGGATATGTATAAATTTAAAGAATTAGCAGACAAACTGGATGTGAGTATATCTTTTAGTATGATAACAACAGATAATACCGATCAATATAGTTCGTTGATTTTTGATAAAGAAGGATTGATTGAATTGTCTAATGGTTTGTCAGAACTTAATGGTACTACTTGCGATGTTAATGCTTATAAGAATTTAGAAGCTAACAGGTCTTGTGGTATCGGGGACGGAGTTATTTCAATTAGCTCAGAAGGAGATATTTATCCTTGTCACATGCTTATGTTGGAAGAGTTATGTTTGGGGAATTTGAGAGATATTTCTTTAGCTGAGGCAATTGAATCTTCTCAAAACTCTTTTTTTAAAAATTATATTGTTGATGATTTAGAAGGTTGTCAAAACTGTAATGTGAGGTATTTATGTGGTGGAGGCTGTAGAGCAAGAGCATACTTACATACAGGTGAAAAAGATGGTAAAGACCCTTATTGTGGTTTTTATTATAGATTTTATAACAACTTAGTTAAGGAGTTAGAAGAAGCATTATAG
- a CDS encoding IS110 family transposase, producing MVIQNNQNGYHYLKNYIINLDSLFILFESTGVYSRGMKRFCEIHKIDYLEMNPLEAKFKTNSLRSWKTDKSDAHKLALLAFRMKDSKVQRQFKEVYFELRERARFHLEMEMNQNRLKVELVEILHQTFPGLERLFTNRYSKIALNIAKAFPHPDYVRILTHDELVEKVLHSTDKGISIKKRTSMPKN from the coding sequence TTGGTCATTCAAAATAATCAAAATGGCTATCATTATCTTAAAAATTATATAATAAATCTGGATTCTTTATTTATCCTTTTTGAATCAACTGGTGTTTATTCAAGAGGCATGAAACGCTTTTGTGAAATTCACAAAATAGATTACTTAGAAATGAACCCCTTAGAAGCCAAATTTAAAACAAACTCGTTAAGATCATGGAAGACAGATAAATCAGACGCACATAAACTCGCACTTCTTGCATTTAGAATGAAAGATTCAAAGGTACAACGTCAGTTCAAAGAGGTATACTTTGAACTGAGAGAACGTGCACGCTTTCACTTAGAAATGGAGATGAATCAAAATCGTCTCAAAGTTGAGTTAGTCGAAATTCTACATCAAACATTTCCAGGGTTAGAAAGGTTATTTACTAACAGATATTCAAAAATCGCATTAAATATAGCTAAAGCATTTCCTCATCCTGATTATGTACGTATTTTGACTCATGATGAATTGGTAGAAAAAGTACTTCATTCAACGGATAAAGGCATTTCAATAAAAAAGCGCACAAGTATGCCAAAAAATTAA
- a CDS encoding aminotransferase class I/II-fold pyridoxal phosphate-dependent enzyme, producing MNPLAQNLNEQLHEENPIVLDMLSDLGTHMYYPKGILTQSAEAKSTQYNATVGMATTSKGKMYTETLYGMFDQLSTDEVFSYAPPQGLETLRTLWQQKMLSENPDLSANDISLPIVTNALTHGLSLVGDLFVNPGDTVLLPSHNWGNYRLVFGVRHQAQLQTYHIFDENGHFTTDHLLEAVQHINEDKVIMILNYPNNPTGYTPTHQEVATIVNAIDTLAQRGVNVIAVVDDAYYGLFYEDVYTQSMFTALTKLNNERVFPIRLDGATKEFFAWGFRVGFLTFGTSNETTKHVLEAKMKGLIRSNISSGATPSQSAVQHALQQQHTFKDEIKQNIQTLRERYEVTKAIVYNADYQSLWQPYDFNSGYFMALKVKDVDAETLRLHLIEHHSIGIIALNQTDIRIAFSCIEKEDLPHVFKTIATSIQSLQS from the coding sequence CACACATGTATTATCCAAAAGGTATCTTGACACAATCTGCAGAAGCAAAATCAACACAATACAATGCAACAGTAGGTATGGCAACGACTTCAAAAGGCAAGATGTATACTGAAACGTTATACGGAATGTTTGATCAACTCTCAACAGATGAAGTGTTCTCATATGCCCCGCCACAAGGTCTCGAAACATTGCGTACGCTATGGCAACAAAAAATGTTATCAGAAAACCCTGACTTATCAGCAAACGACATCAGTTTACCTATCGTTACAAATGCACTGACACATGGTCTATCTTTAGTCGGTGATTTGTTTGTAAACCCTGGTGATACTGTCCTCCTACCTTCCCACAATTGGGGCAATTACCGTTTAGTATTTGGTGTCCGTCATCAAGCGCAATTACAAACTTACCACATTTTTGACGAGAACGGTCATTTCACAACAGATCACCTTCTTGAGGCAGTTCAGCACATTAATGAAGACAAAGTCATCATGATATTAAACTATCCAAATAATCCAACAGGTTATACACCGACACACCAAGAAGTTGCAACGATTGTCAACGCCATTGATACCCTTGCACAACGCGGTGTTAATGTTATCGCAGTTGTCGATGATGCATATTATGGCTTGTTCTATGAAGATGTCTATACGCAATCGATGTTCACAGCACTTACAAAACTGAACAATGAACGGGTATTCCCTATTCGATTGGATGGGGCAACTAAAGAATTTTTTGCTTGGGGATTCCGCGTTGGTTTCTTAACATTTGGTACATCAAATGAGACGACAAAGCATGTATTAGAGGCGAAGATGAAAGGATTAATCCGCAGTAATATTTCAAGTGGCGCAACACCTTCCCAATCCGCTGTTCAGCATGCATTACAACAGCAACATACATTTAAAGACGAAATTAAACAGAACATCCAAACATTACGCGAACGCTATGAAGTGACTAAAGCCATCGTGTACAATGCAGATTATCAATCATTATGGCAACCTTATGATTTTAACTCCGGCTATTTTATGGCACTTAAAGTCAAAGATGTAGATGCGGAAACGCTCCGTCTCCATTTGATTGAACATCATTCAATTGGTATCATCGCACTTAATCAAACTGATATTCGTATCGCTTTTAGTTGTATCGAAAAAGAAGACTTACCACACGTATTCAAGACGATTGCGACATCCATTCAATCATTACAATCATAA
- a CDS encoding Crp/Fnr family transcriptional regulator, protein MGALLEFIVDTGDTLKLNRSQEFKFDNDVIIAINEGVLFIKHYYNNGEGRIINVLKSGSVQYIESSYMSIRAKSKTCIKFISKDFFNKSARDEIKKELRLLITILYSRMNMTIRDTSFQERSLNLIACLVKLTNTFGVEKENGILIDIELTHKELAELSMLTRETVSRSMKKLYNDRLLSYKGKKIFILNLECLRSKMNCENCPSMYCAYG, encoded by the coding sequence ATGGGTGCTTTACTAGAGTTTATTGTAGATACTGGTGATACATTGAAATTAAACAGATCGCAAGAATTTAAATTTGATAATGATGTGATAATTGCTATAAATGAAGGAGTATTATTCATAAAACATTATTATAATAATGGTGAAGGTAGAATAATAAACGTTTTAAAATCTGGCTCAGTACAGTATATTGAAAGTTCTTATATGTCAATAAGAGCAAAAAGTAAAACGTGTATTAAATTTATCAGTAAAGACTTTTTCAACAAAAGTGCAAGAGATGAGATCAAAAAAGAATTAAGGTTGTTGATTACAATCCTATACTCACGAATGAATATGACGATAAGAGATACGTCGTTTCAAGAGAGAAGTTTAAACTTAATAGCTTGTTTGGTAAAACTTACTAATACATTTGGGGTAGAAAAAGAAAACGGAATATTAATAGATATTGAATTGACACACAAAGAATTAGCAGAACTTTCTATGCTGACTAGAGAAACAGTTAGTAGGAGTATGAAGAAATTGTATAATGACAGATTGCTAAGCTATAAAGGTAAAAAAATATTTATATTGAATTTAGAATGTTTGAGAAGCAAGATGAATTGTGAAAATTGTCCTAGTATGTACTGTGCTTATGGCTAA
- a CDS encoding IS110 family transposase, with protein MIDLAKNTTEFENMISIPGIGELTAALLIGELGDIREFKRNKQLNAFVGIDIKRYQSGTSKSRDTINKRGNKKARRLLYLIIMNILRGRNHYQSHIVD; from the coding sequence ATGATTGATTTAGCTAAAAATACAACTGAGTTTGAAAACATGATTTCAATTCCTGGCATCGGAGAACTCACAGCTGCATTGCTTATTGGGGAACTTGGTGATATTAGAGAATTTAAAAGAAATAAACAACTGAATGCGTTTGTAGGCATTGATATTAAACGTTATCAATCAGGAACTTCAAAGAGTCGAGATACGATTAACAAAAGAGGAAATAAAAAAGCAAGACGTTTATTGTATCTAATCATTATGAATATTCTTAGGGGAAGAAATCATTATCAAAGTCATATTGTGGATTGA
- a CDS encoding CPBP family intramembrane glutamic endopeptidase, translated as MKSGKKVILEVITISCTTVFLFIFFAIVISILLGQRLMYLYSTSISMLFVFLILPALLYRKFNLPIKFFNNVFDYKYLIRLIIYILLIILNYQNIELLVAMLVVGLTEEFFYRKIILGRLLETFNVPVSLIISSLLFAVVLHNSESFVVNITLRMFLGLILGAIAYKTKDIKDTVFIHTIYDLLV; from the coding sequence ATGAAAAGTGGAAAAAAGGTAATTTTGGAAGTTATAACTATTTCATGTACAACTGTCTTTTTGTTTATTTTCTTTGCTATAGTGATTTCAATTTTGCTTGGTCAAAGACTTATGTATCTTTATAGTACTTCCATATCAATGTTATTTGTATTCTTGATATTACCGGCATTGTTATATAGAAAGTTTAATTTACCTATAAAATTTTTTAATAATGTGTTCGACTATAAATATTTAATAAGATTAATTATTTATATTTTGTTGATCATTTTGAATTATCAAAACATAGAATTACTGGTTGCTATGTTAGTGGTGGGTTTGACTGAGGAATTCTTTTACAGAAAGATTATCCTAGGTAGATTATTAGAAACTTTTAATGTGCCTGTTTCATTAATAATTTCTTCGCTTTTGTTCGCAGTTGTTTTACATAATTCAGAAAGTTTTGTTGTAAATATTACATTGCGTATGTTTTTAGGTTTAATATTAGGAGCTATTGCTTACAAAACAAAAGATATAAAAGACACAGTATTTATACATACGATATATGATTTACTAGTTTAA